The genomic segment TCCTGGGGTATTGCTTCGATCATGGTGCCCCCTCGCGACGATACCGTGCCGTTCGGATTTCCGATGATAATAGTCGTGATAGTCCTGATAGTACGAATACCCGTGGCTATGCAGATCTATGTTGTTCAGGACGACGCCCAAGATTTTCGCGTTGACTGCGTTGAGCGTTCTCACCGCTCTTTGAGCGGCATCTCGAACCGTTTTGCCTGCACGGATAACAAACACGGTGCCCTCGGCGAATGTGGATAGCAGGACGCTATCGGTAAACCCAAGCACCGGCGGCGCATCGATAATCACATACTTGAACTGCTGACAGAGCAGTTCCAAGGCATCCCTCATCCGCTCGGAGCCAAGTAACTCTGCCGGGTTCAGTGGGGATTGTCCCGCCGGCAGTAGAGAGAGGTTGGAGGTTGCCGTTGGTTTGATGACGGCGCTAAGCTCTGCGTCTCCCACAAGGAAGTTCGACAGCCCTGGCGTTCGATCCTGCCCCAGGATCCGGTGACAATCGGGATAGCGCATATCCGCATCGATGAGCAGAACGTCACCGCCAAGTTGCGACAGCGCGACAGAGAGATTGATCGACACGCCTGTTTTACCGTCGCCCGGTTCCGCACTGGTCACGAGGAGCAGCTTAGGAGGGTTCTCCGGGAGAGAGAAGAGGAGCGAGGTCCGGATGTTCCGGATGGCCTCACCAACCAACGAGGACTGATCCTGGAGCATGACCAGTTCAAACGACTTCGCGTCCTGGCCGTTGTTGGTCGTTCCTTTCAGCCGCCTCCTTCGTTCGACGGAGGCTAATGCCGGCACGGCCCCCAGAATCGGCAATGCGAACGTCGATTCTACCTCTTCGATCTTATTGACAGTGTTGTCAAGGTAGTCGGAGAAGAACGCCAGGCCGATCCCCAGGCCGAGACCGAGGACGATCCCGAGCGTCAGGTTGAGCAGTTTCTTAGGGCGATCGGGCCAGAGCGGAATTTTCGCCAGGTCAGTGATCATAATATTCGTGGAATCGAGTCCCGCAGAGACAGCCGTCTCTTTCATGCGCTGCAACAGGCCGGAATACAGTTCGCGGTTGATGTCAACCTCTCGCTTCAGGATGTTGTACTGAATGGAATCCTCGTTGGTCTTGAGGGTCACCGTTTTCTGCTTATCCACCGCTGATTGGAGCAGATGTTCCGATTTCAGGCCTGCCTCATAACTCGACCGGAGGCCATCGACAACCCTTTGGACCTCACCATCAAGCTTTATCTTCACTTCGTCGATATTACTCTTCAGCGCCACCATCCTGGGATAGTCCGACAGGAACGTCTCAGACAGCTTCCTGTATTCGGCCTGAAGGCGGAAATACTCTGTCTTCAAGCTAGAGATCAGCGGATTTTCCAACACCGATGGGATCGACTGAAAATCCTGTCCCTGAGTCTGCCGATGCAGCGCCTCCTTCGCCAGCCGCTCGCTGCGCGCTTTCATCAGGGCATCAGTGAGCAGTGAGAGCTGCTTGGTGGTCTGTTCCTGTTTTTCATCTAGCACGAGGTATTGCTTCTGCTTGGCAAATCGCTGAAGCAGTTCATCAGAGCTCTCGAGCTTGATCCTCACCTCTTGAATCTGTTTCGCCAGGAAGTCGCCGGCATATTTCATCGCGCCCAGCCTCTGCTCGATGCTCTGTTCGATAAAGTTCTCTGCCATCGCGTTGGCAATTTGGGCGGACAGTTCCGGCGAGGGGCTGAGGAAGGCGATCTTCACCAGGCGGGTATTCTTGACGGGTTCAATCTCCAGCTTTTTCAGGAAACTCTGCACCACGGGCGATTCGGTGATTGACGCCTCGCCGGAAGCCTGCTGCGTAGACGGCTGAGGGCGTATGAGGTCCACAAGATTGGTGAGCCAAGTCCATGTTGGAGAGGCCGGACCTTGCATTCCAGAGCCCAAGAATTCCGGGTTTGCGTCGAGGTTGAAGCGTTTGACGACCCGCTCCGCAAGCGAATAGCTTGTCAGCAGCTTGTATTGCGTCTGATAATAATCATCGGTCTCTTTGTTGGCAGACGGCGAGACGTCATCGAACTTCAGGATCTTGAGTTCTGCCCTGTCGATCTTGATGGTGGCGGTGGCCTTATACACCGGCCGCTGAACAAACGTCGCAGTGGCAACGGTAACCACCGTGACAAGAAAACAGGTGAGGACGATCCAGCGATGCTTGAGGAGCACCTGCCAGTAATCCCTGAGATGCGGATCTTTCTTTTGCTCGGGAAACGCCTGGACAGGCCATAGCTGAGGCTTCGCCAAGCCTCCGCTGCCCCCCTTCACCTTTACGAGCGCATTATCGGGGTCCATCTATCTCTATCCTTGACTGAGAAAATCTCCCCTCGCCCCTCTTTTCCAAAGAGGGGTAAATCCTCCCTTTGGCAAAGGGAGGTGAGGAGGGATTGTTCATCATAAAGACGCGCCGACGCCGAACCGGATGAACTCAAGAAAACCGAACCAAGCCGACTTAAACCCATTGCTGTTGACCAGGATCACGTCGTTCTTCATCACAAGGGGGCCTTTCTGGCCCTGCTCGATTTCGTTGAGACTGACCTCAATGATCTGCTTCTGTTGTCCTTTAATCTCGCGGAAGATCTTGACGCTTTCAAAATCTGCGACCTTCGTGACACCGCCGGCTTCGATGATCGCTTGATCAACCGTAACATCCCTGCCCTTCAAGACATACGAACCAGGTTTCTGGACCGATCCCCCCACAAAGTAGCTGCCCGCCTTTGGAACGTGGACGACGTCTCCGGACTGCAGGGGCGCGTTCAACTCATCCTTCCCATCGACCAGCATCTCCTCCAGGTTGATTTCGAGAACCGCCTCCTGAGCGGATTTGCCATCCGATGCGGTCTGGGGCTGAGAGCCAAGCGGTCCTGGCGCTGCTGACGACTTCACAACTTTACGAATCAGGTAGACGATCTGGTCAGATTGCTCTGTGAGCCCCTCGGCCATTGCCAGCATATCGACTACCGAGCGCGGGCCACTGACCTCAAAGACGCCGGGCTTTTTCACGGCGCCGAGGACACTAATTCGGTGACTGTGATGCTCGAGCACGAAGACGCTGACCTGAGGATCCCTGATGTACCTGGAGCCGAGCGCCGCCTTCACGATCGCTTCAAGCTCCATAGCGGTCTTTCCGCCGGCGGCTACCGTTCCCGCCAGCGGGAGCGTCATGAGCCCTTCTGCGCCGACTCTGGCCTTGATCTTGCTGAGTTCCGCGATGTCGAAGACGGAGATCTCTAGCAGATCGCCTGTCCCCAACCGATAATCACCAGACAGACTGTCGGAATTCGCCATGGCAAGGATCCTGCTGTTGAGGGCCATAGTGCCACGGCTCTCGTCACGGGTCGCGTTGGCGATCAAGGCTTCGGTCTTTGAAATCCCGGACCTTGTCGCGCAACCGGAAGCGAAGAGAGCGAGCACCGCCACAAACAACAGGATATAGCTATTAACCGCATCAAATTTGAATTGACATCGATTAAGAAAATCTCCCATCGCCCCTCTTTTCCAAAGAGAGGTACATCCTCCCTTTGGCAAAGGGAGGTCAGGAGGGATTCTTCGATACGGTAAAGTCACTATTTTTAGATAGTTAATCGCTGTTTCCCTATCCGATCCTATCCTCTGTTTTAACATCTCTCGGTCTTTCGTCTTCTCCTGTTTTCCACAGTACACAGGAGGGCATCGATCGCGTAAATCCCCTCTCCCATCAGAACAAGACGGAGCGGTGTAGGCTATTGCCTATTTAAGGGCCACGTCACTGGCAACGGAGTTATTTCCATTGCTGTGTAATGCCAATGAACCACCTGCGGTAGCTCCTGCCGTGCCCCCAGTCACTGCCGCAGCGAGCCCCCACCCAGCCGCTGGGACAAAGAACGCTGCTGCGAGACCGCATTCCTCAACGACTACCCATCGCTCTTCAGGTTTTTCTTCCCACGCCCACGTAAAGCCGTCGTACAGATCCTGGGTCGGTCGCGGCGGTTCGGCATTCGGAGAGCCAAGTTGCACCTCCTGCCACCCACCCGACACCTGTGGCGGGTTCGACGGATGCCAGGCCCATACATGCTCCGACTTGGCAGCTTGGGATGGCGGACTGACCGGCGGCGGGAGCTTGGCAGCCTCCCCGCTGGAAGCCCGGCGGAACGCTGCAAATTGACCGCACTCTCTCTGGGCAACCACCCATTGATCCTTCCACGCCCACGCAAAGCCTTGACGCAGATCCTGGTCCGGCGCCGGAGGCGTCACTGGTGGCACGCCAAGCCTCATCTCCTGCCACCCGCCCTGAACCGCTTGGGGGTGAGAGGGGTGCCATGTCCAGACATGTTCAGGCTTTGCCGCCTGGCTAGGAGGATCGGACGGCGGAGGGGTTCGCTGGCCTCCAGGCTGAGCAGCCGCGTACTGTTTGAATCCCCCAAACGATTGAGCGAGCATGGTCCGTACCTGTCCTTCTCTCAGCCGTTCTGTGACGGAGCCGTTCTGCGAGACGAGGACCGCCTCACCAGACAGCAGGCGGACTCGAGGAATCCCCCCCTTCTGAGCTGTGATCACACCCAGCGTGTCTCGCTGAGCCTGTGCATCCGTGCTGACGCGGGTCGCTATGGGGTTGTGATCAGAGCGCCCCATGCCGGCCACCGCAGTCTGAATCATCCCCCCCGGCATCCAAAGCCGAACAGACGAGGAGGGGCGCAATCGAAACAACATGTTGCCCTCTGCCATGCGTACCGTCGTGGAAGGCCCCATCACAGCGATGGCAAGCTCTGTCGTGGGACTGGCTTCCAGTCGGCTTCCGTCGGACAGGGTCAAGGCAACGATCCCGGATCGGGCCCTGACCAGCATCTTGTCGAACACTGGAAGCGTCCCTGAGCCCAACGAAATCCAGCTCTTCCCGTCGAAGGAAACCTGCGCGGGCGACGTCCCGCGGATTTCACCGAGCGGTCGATTGAACAGAGGTGCTCCCGCGATCGCCACCGGCGTGATCGCTGACAAGGCGACCATAAGGAGCACCGCAACCGTACAACCAATACGACTTCCACGATCTACCCAAGAGGCGAACATTACCATTACCCCCTCTCTACGCCATCGGACGGTTATTGAGAAATAGATTAGATAAATACAGGCTCAGAGGGCGACGGTTCGCCCTCAGCCCTCTGAAACGTGCGGCCGACGAGACCAACGAGCTGATCGAATATGCGAGCCAACACTCGCCGCCGGGCCCACACCTCTCCGCGCTGCACTGCTCGGATCGCCTTTTCCAGGTTAGTTCCATCGCCCTTGACAAGGTACCCCATGGCCCCGAGTTCAAGCGCCTCCAGAATGGTCGTCTCCTCATCGTGGCCCGAGAGGACGATCACCTTTGTTTTCGGGCTACACCATCTTACCACTGGGAGGACCTCCAGGCCACTGATTCCCGGCAAGTCTATGTCCAGGGTCAGGATGTCTGGATCTAGCCGTTCCACAGTGGCAATCGCCTCCCGCCCACTGTGCGCCTCTCCGACAACTTCAAAGCCCGGCACCAAGTTGAGTTGTTCACGGAACAACTCGCAAAGCCCTGGGTCATCCTCAGCGATAACAATACGAATCATAGATGACATGCTGTCAGTTCTCCCCGCTCTTGGTTTCTACATGTTCCTATGTATACAAGATACGCTCAAGAGATCCTTTTCGTCCATAGGCCATGTGGCGTATTTTCTAGAAAAAAGAGGGCTGAGGGTTTTAGGGGTGTGTAGGGTTTAATCACGGCAGACATGAGGTCAGTCCGGTTGTTCTACGATCCGGTAAAGGGTGAGCTGTAACCGCCGACTGATCTTTAACTTATTGAATACATTGCTCACATGGGTCTTAACGGTCTTATAGCTGATCCCGAGCCGGGCGGCAATCTCTTTATTTGTCATACCCTGAATGACCCACCTCACGATCTCTTGCTCCCGATCCGTCAGGGCCTCTTGCATCTCTGAGAGGGGGAGATTCATCTCTTGCGTCTTCTGACGCAAGCTTTCCAGCGCCTCGGCCAGGACCTTGCGCCCCGCCCAGATCTCTCCAATATAGGTGACCCGGATGGCCCTGATGAGATCCTTGTGGTTGAGTGGTTTCGATAAATATCCTTTGGCACCCAGTTGTAAAGCCTGGCTCACGAACTCATCTTCAGGCAATCCGGAGAGGATCAACACATGTGTTCGGGAGGATTTCTCGCGGATCATGGGGAGCGCCTCAAGCCCACCCATCTCCGGCATGCTCACATCCAAGAGCAGAATATCCGGCTGAAGGACTTCCGCTAGCCTTATGGCTTGGAGACCATCCGCCGCCTCGCCGACCACGGAAATGTCGGGCTCTTGCGCCAACAGCGTCCGGAGCCCTTCTCGAAAGAGCGTATTGTCGTCAGCGATAAGGACTGATATGGGGCTCATGGAACCATTCTCTCACGTCACACCATGAAATCTCTTGTTACCCGTCAACAATAGGTGATATGGCACATATTGAGCTTATCTTAGGCCCATTTCCACACCTGTCAAGAAACTTCTCGGGAAACGGAACAACATGGGGTTCTTCCGGATTTTCCGTGGGTACCCCGGCCTTCCAGCATCCCCTCCCCCCACCGAGGGGGAGGGCGTGGGTGGGGTAGCTGTCGTGTCGATGATAGATTTGCTTGCCATCTCCCGCCCTCCTTGCGTATGGTTATGCTGAGGTTAGATGCGTCCCCTTCAACCGGAGAATTTCACCATTGCGAAGGCTTAAATCGACGCTGATCATTATGCTGCTGGGACTGACGACTGTCGTTGTCGTTGGCGCGCTTCTGCTCCTGCTCTTCCTTCCCACCCTCCTCCAGCGGTTCGCCTGCGCCCCGTACGGGATTCGCTGCGCCGTCGGGCAGGTCAACATCCGCCCCCGCCCGAACCTGACCGCAGACCTTGTGATTTACCATCTTACCCTGTTTGACCCTGAAGGCCCGGGTGTGGCGCTGCAGGTGAAGCGTCTCGCCGCAACGCTGAATATTCCGGCGCTGATCCTCACGCGTCAGGTCATGCCGACCGAGGTCCGGATCGATGGCCCGGAACTGCTGCTCAAACAGCTCGACGATGGCCGATGGAATCTGGCGGTGTTGGCTCAGGAGGTGCAGAAACATTTGCAGCCTACCACCCGGCCCACCGGATTGCAGCTTCCCCGGATCGCTTTAACCGCCGGCGCGCTTCAGATCGGCGACCATCGGATCGGCGATGTCAACGTAACTCTTGAGCCGAAGCCGGCCCCTCTACTGTTTGAGATGCAGGCGCGAGCCGTCGTCGGTGGACGGTCGGTCCAGATAAGCGGCGCCTTGAGAAATACACTCGATGGGCAGATCATGGCGCAGGTTCAGGAGGTTATGCTGCGTGGCGCACTGCGGTTTCGCGTTGATGCTTCGGATCGCGCCGTAACCATTCCCGAATGGTCGTTCGAGACGGAGGGCGCGATGGCGCGCGGGGCAGCGGCCATTCGTTATGGAGACTGGCCACCTGCCTATACACTAACCGTCGCCGAGTGGGGGGCAGATCTTACAGCGTTGGCGCATCGGCTCTCCTTCCCCTGGCTTGCGGACCTTACGGGCATGATAGAAGGCGAGCCGACTACGCTGCAAGGTCACTGGCCGGAGCTGCCCGTCGGGGAGGTTATGGCTACGCTCAGAGGCGGTGGACTGGAGCTCGCCTCGCCGCGATTCGGAGTGGCGGGGCTCAGTGGACGCATCGGCTTCTCATTACC from the Candidatus Methylomirabilis limnetica genome contains:
- a CDS encoding GumC family protein; this encodes MDPDNALVKVKGGSGGLAKPQLWPVQAFPEQKKDPHLRDYWQVLLKHRWIVLTCFLVTVVTVATATFVQRPVYKATATIKIDRAELKILKFDDVSPSANKETDDYYQTQYKLLTSYSLAERVVKRFNLDANPEFLGSGMQGPASPTWTWLTNLVDLIRPQPSTQQASGEASITESPVVQSFLKKLEIEPVKNTRLVKIAFLSPSPELSAQIANAMAENFIEQSIEQRLGAMKYAGDFLAKQIQEVRIKLESSDELLQRFAKQKQYLVLDEKQEQTTKQLSLLTDALMKARSERLAKEALHRQTQGQDFQSIPSVLENPLISSLKTEYFRLQAEYRKLSETFLSDYPRMVALKSNIDEVKIKLDGEVQRVVDGLRSSYEAGLKSEHLLQSAVDKQKTVTLKTNEDSIQYNILKREVDINRELYSGLLQRMKETAVSAGLDSTNIMITDLAKIPLWPDRPKKLLNLTLGIVLGLGLGIGLAFFSDYLDNTVNKIEEVESTFALPILGAVPALASVERRRRLKGTTNNGQDAKSFELVMLQDQSSLVGEAIRNIRTSLLFSLPENPPKLLLVTSAEPGDGKTGVSINLSVALSQLGGDVLLIDADMRYPDCHRILGQDRTPGLSNFLVGDAELSAVIKPTATSNLSLLPAGQSPLNPAELLGSERMRDALELLCQQFKYVIIDAPPVLGFTDSVLLSTFAEGTVFVIRAGKTVRDAAQRAVRTLNAVNAKILGVVLNNIDLHSHGYSYYQDYHDYYHRKSERHGIVARGHHDRSNTPGAPHAHEHESPDSPADIPSPLAGEG
- a CDS encoding polysaccharide biosynthesis/export family protein, which gives rise to MGDFLNRCQFKFDAVNSYILLFVAVLALFASGCATRSGISKTEALIANATRDESRGTMALNSRILAMANSDSLSGDYRLGTGDLLEISVFDIAELSKIKARVGAEGLMTLPLAGTVAAGGKTAMELEAIVKAALGSRYIRDPQVSVFVLEHHSHRISVLGAVKKPGVFEVSGPRSVVDMLAMAEGLTEQSDQIVYLIRKVVKSSAAPGPLGSQPQTASDGKSAQEAVLEINLEEMLVDGKDELNAPLQSGDVVHVPKAGSYFVGGSVQKPGSYVLKGRDVTVDQAIIEAGGVTKVADFESVKIFREIKGQQKQIIEVSLNEIEQGQKGPLVMKNDVILVNSNGFKSAWFGFLEFIRFGVGASL
- a CDS encoding response regulator, with translation MSSMIRIVIAEDDPGLCELFREQLNLVPGFEVVGEAHSGREAIATVERLDPDILTLDIDLPGISGLEVLPVVRWCSPKTKVIVLSGHDEETTILEALELGAMGYLVKGDGTNLEKAIRAVQRGEVWARRRVLARIFDQLVGLVGRTFQRAEGEPSPSEPVFI
- a CDS encoding response regulator, giving the protein MSPISVLIADDNTLFREGLRTLLAQEPDISVVGEAADGLQAIRLAEVLQPDILLLDVSMPEMGGLEALPMIREKSSRTHVLILSGLPEDEFVSQALQLGAKGYLSKPLNHKDLIRAIRVTYIGEIWAGRKVLAEALESLRQKTQEMNLPLSEMQEALTDREQEIVRWVIQGMTNKEIAARLGISYKTVKTHVSNVFNKLKISRRLQLTLYRIVEQPD